In Nicotiana tabacum cultivar K326 chromosome 19, ASM71507v2, whole genome shotgun sequence, one DNA window encodes the following:
- the LOC107765729 gene encoding uncharacterized protein LOC107765729: protein MTKQIVLRAPSSLSVDRRRQPLLSGQDSYSRGGVRKAARFAEVAGGTTAECAAVCCCCPCGLVNLLVLAVYKLPAGLCRKALRRKRRRRLMKKGLLVRSEDTELSKHPIGTTPLAMLDDGNSLESDKDVVALEKEMWNKFYGAGFWRSPSQRSDNMETMVNKL from the coding sequence ATGACAAAACAGATAGTCCTCCGTGCACCGTCATCACTTTCGGTGGACCGGCGGCGGCAGCCACTGTTATCGGGCCAAGATTCATATTCACGAGGTGGGGTTCGGAAGGCGGCGCGGTTCGCGGAGGTCGCCGGCGGAACGACGGCTGAATGTGCAGCGGTTTGTTGCTGTTGCCCTTGCGGGCTAGTGAATCTCCTCGTGCTAGCTGTGTATAAGTTGCCAGCGGGACTTTGCCGGAAGGCACTGAGGAGGAAACGCCGACGTCGGCTGATGAAGAAAGGGCTTTTGGTGCGCTCTGAAGACACGGAGCTTTCAAAACACCCCATCGGCACCACCCCGCTCGCAATGCTTGACGACGGAAACAGCTTGGAATCCGATAAGGATGTGGTGGCGCTAGAGAAGGAAATGTGGAACAAGTTTTATGGTGCTGGATTTTGGAGAAGTCCCTCTCAACGGAGTGACAACATGGAAACAATggtaaataaattgtaa